A genomic window from Nicotiana sylvestris chromosome 11, ASM39365v2, whole genome shotgun sequence includes:
- the LOC104237773 gene encoding uncharacterized protein, whose amino-acid sequence MSSFDKSTVISICKTVLICGLVLYLGSIIFFNDSDCPSSYLFSSLNFPIIIRSSNIAQTNNRTNINHLLFGILGSEKAWHHRKSYIESWWRPNITRGHLLLDVPPKGNLLPWSINSPPYKISDDVPKLVKETKHVDSRVLRMVHGIMEVFREEHEGVRWVIMGDDDSIFFVDNMVDILTQYDHTKYYYIGGHSEFILSNYWYSFHEAFGGAGIILSYPLARAFAKNIMSCLKRYSHLKSADRTTMLCISDIGVNLSPLQGIHQIDLRGDISGFLSYHPKSLLMSLHHFDMVDPIFPSMDRAQSSFHLQNAANYDQSRMLQQTICHKRSSNWTFSVSWGYSAHIYEKIMPRSWIQNPIVTFKTWQPSPSPPYYMFDVRSPSLDPCEAPHVFFFKSIEKTPRNEIVTTYTRAWPSGIGACLSTGNYSAEYVSEIHVYSPATKRIEIDRCECCDIIHEAGSSKADIKYRECKIDEIIA is encoded by the exons ATGTCTAGTTTTGACAAATCCACTGTCATTAGCATTTGCAAAACAGTGTTAATTTGTGGTTTAGTCCTATACTTAGGTTCAATAATCTTTTTCAATGACTCTGACTGTCCATCTTCTTATCTTTTCTCTTCCTTAAATTTCCCAATTATAATTAGATCATCAAATATTGCACAAACCAACAATCGCACAAATATTAACCACCTCctttttggaattttagggtCAGAAAAAGCATGGCACCATAGAAAATCCTACATTGAATCTTGGTGGAGACCAAATATTACAAGAGGTCATCTTTTACTAGATGTTCCTCCTAAAGGTAATCTTTTACCTTGGTCAATAAATTCACCTCCTTATAAAATATCCGATGATGTTCCAAAACTAGTTAAAGAAACCAAACATGTTGATTCAAGAGTTTTAAGAATGGTTCATGGGATTATGGAGGTATTTAGAGAGGAACATGAAGGGGTAAGATGGGTAATTATGGGGGACGACGACTCAATATTTTTTGTGGATAATATGGTTGATATTCTTACCCAATATGATCATACGAAGTACTATTACATTGGCGGACATTCAGAATTTATATTGTCGAATTATTGGTACTCATTTCATGAAGCTTTTGGTGGAGCTGGAATTATTTTAAGTTATCCTTTGGCTAGAGCATTTGCAAAAAATATAATGTCTTGCCTAAAAAGATATTCTCACTTGAAATCTGCTGATAGAACCACAATGCTTTGCATTTCTGATATTGGAGTCAACCTTTCTCCTCTTCAAGGTATTCATCAG ATTGATCTACGTGGTGACATATCTGGATTTTTATCATATCATCCAAAGTCTTTATTAATGTCCCTACACCATTTTGACATGGTTGATCCAATTTTTCCCTCAATGGATCGTGCCCAATCTAGTTTCCACCTCCAAAATGCTGCAAATTATGATCAATCAAGAATGTTACAACAAACCATTTGCCACAAAAGATCAAGTAATTGGACATTTTCAGTTTCTTGGGGATATTCAGCTCatatttatgaaaaaataatgCCTAGAAGTTGGATACAAAATCCTATTGTGACATTCAAGACATGGCAACCAAGTCCTAGTCCACCATATTACATGTTTGATGTTAGAAGTCCTTCTTTGGATCCTTGTGAAGCTCCTCatgtttttttcttcaaatctaTTGAGAAAACTCCAAGAAATGAAATTGTTACTACTTATACTAGAGCATGGCCAAGTGGGATTGGAGCTTGTTTATCTACTGGAAATTATTCTGCCGAATATGTTTCTGAAATTCATGTTTACTCACCAGCAACAAAACGTATTGAG ATTGATAGATGTGAATGTTGTGACATAATCCATGAGGCTGGATCCAGTAAAGCTGATATCAAGTATAGGGAGTGTAAAATAGATGAGATAATAGCTTGA